Part of the Cololabis saira isolate AMF1-May2022 chromosome 15, fColSai1.1, whole genome shotgun sequence genome, gaaaatggatggatggatggatggcatcaGGTGTCGAGGTTGTTTCTGCTGATTTCACCGATACATATGATAAGAAAAAGACCGTTGACTCCAAGAAACTTCTCAGCAAAACCTTAGCATGATGCAGCATTCCCACCCTTCTTTTTTCTGTGAGAAAAATGAAGCTTCTTCATGTGAGATCGTAGTGATCTTACCTATGTATTCTTCCTCTTCAAGAAACCAGAGACCACAGTCTGAGAGGACACCGCAGTGATGGCTATAGATTTAAGTACTTGAACCTGCATTATGTCTCAAAAGCTTCCTCCAGTCTTTCATTTCATGTTAGGTTGACAAGCAACAGCTACTGCAAGCCACAgacttttcagatttttttctgtcCCATAGATGCTACTTTACAATAGTTAATGCAACCTAAATTTGAAACAAAGGGCTGAGCCCACTCAGATGCAAATCATTCAcatatgttttcttatttacatgttAGAGCTTTAATCTCCATTTGTAGATAGCAAGGCAAACTGCGCTTTTACACCGTGATATCTGGATGTTTTCCtgagcccataatatgatttccATCCCAGAAACATGCCTGTTTTCTATTCAGTGATGCCAAAATGGCCGAAGGCCTCAAGATCACAAGTGTCCAATATTTATTTTCAACTTTATCCCTTTGTGCACAAATATGTCATCACATTGTCTGAATCCATTTGATTAAATATGTACTGCAAGCTGTGGACAGCCACGTTCAGCTTTAGCTTGTACCACCTGATTTTTGGCTGATAAATTGAACTGTACCATTATCTCTGCTACTCTTGGGCTACAGTCATACTTGCCTTAATGATAGTCATAAGACTATGGTTGATGGACTGCTGTTAAAAGAAGACGGGATTCTACAGAGTGGCAAACATCAGCCTCTCCCAGCTTGTTTGAGATTTACTGGTTTCATCAAATCCAATATGAACTACTATTTTTCATGTGTCTCAATTTTAACACTTTCAAAATTTTAATTTTGTGATATGTTCAAAGGTGAATAAAGTAGGGCTTTGAGATTTGAAAACAATTTCATTGTTTTCAATAGATGGGATAAGAACTTGTTTTGAAATTGGGGTTAtagtttaaaatgtaaaaaaacccATCATAGGTTAGATTCAGTTTAGGATACATTTTTATGAGCGTACTGTATATGGGAAATATTTAGTTTCATCTTTTTGGGGGTGGGCGTTCTTAATTCTTAAACTATATCTCAGAGGTCTGATATCATGTCAGAGGGAAAACCAGTGTAATTCACATAGCGAATAAACATAAGGAAATCTTGTTGTTAATGTAATAAACATGCTCTAAAAATGCTAATCCTTGTAGACTCTACAACCTGTGTACAGACaggtctgaaaaagaaaaaaaaagaaaaagaaaacctgtCTGTACACAGGTTCTAGacattttttgctcatatgtgcaGCGCTTTTTTTGTGTACTATatggatgttttattccaatgaTTATTGGTTGTGATGAGTTTAACTCCCATACCACCTTAAAATGTTGCTATATGGTTCACCTGTGTTTTCGCCTTGATGAGTGATTGTTTTCACCTGTGCTCATTACCACACCTGTGGTTATTTATACGGGTTCCTTTTCTCTGTAttgcttttgccctgatgaaggccagataggccgaaacatgttggcagccCTCTTCTaataaatgctttttttaaaatctttttatcCACCTTGTCTCGAGTGCCTGGATCTTTagcttttatttttccaaagaaaaaaattgtttGAATGCTCTTTTTCTGATGAGTGAATGACCTCACGTTGCACTCCCGGTATTCACCATCATAGGGTGGGGGTGTTGCATGTAGCCATGACACAtgctctctctctttccctcaCAACACACACCATTGCCAATCATCTAATCAATCTTGTCTCCTCCCATCTCAGAGTATCACACCTGAACTAATTAACTTGACTCCCATCTGCCTATACAACCCCTCTCTGCTCAGTGTGCCGGCAGACACAGACCAAGCAACACCAAATCCTCTTCTGTTAGCTTTTGTTTAGTTTGATCGTTAgttttagtttgggcctggagatggccggTAGTCCTTATTTTAGGTTGTTCGCTTATTTGTTTATAGTTAGTTGGGTTTTGAGTTAGGGAGGGGAGTCCAGCTTCGATGTCCCTAtaaaggggtgggctgtgccccccctcatcctccttAGTCCAGCCTGTGTCTCCCCTTTTGCCTTATATTGAGTATTATGATTTATgcttagtgttatttatttTGGGGGGTTGCTTTAATAAAAGCTGTTAATACTTGTGCTCTTTGTTGATGTCCTTCCTTTATGTTGAGGTTTCCATTTTTGAGCCATATTATTTAATACTATTTGTGTGGAGACCGCAacaatcatttaatcaaaaaagaagttgcttcaaaaagaaaaaaatattttcaatgaaaaaaaatcacttttataaaaaaactttttcaaagaaaaaaaaagtgtttgaatgcaaacaaatatttgagacccaaaaaattgcatttgaacacttttttttggattgaaaatatttttttcgatttgaaagaaagtaaaacagtgttcaaatgcattttttgagtctcaaatatttgtttgcattcagccacttttttttctttgattgaaaaatgtttttttgattgaagtgaaatattttttaattgaaatatatattttttgattgaagcaatcttttttttgattgaataattaagacaaatctacctccatattaTGACTACAGTTCCCAGAGGGCACTGGGAAGGAGCCAGCCACCTGATTGGCTGTCAGAGGGATGACGGCAGGCGACGAGGCCCATTTATGAGCGCGCTGCCGCCACCGCCGTCGCGGACAGGGCTGGAGACAGAGAGGGGAGCGCAGCATCCTCAGTCTGCTCAAGGTGGGTGTGACTACAGGCCATCTCCTTCAACGACAAGCAATACGGGAATTGTGTCTTGTGAGTAAGACtgtgtttcacttttttttttaacgtaaGTGAACGAGTCAGGGTTCCCTGTGATATCAGATTTGGTATTCTTTTTTAGACTTTAGGCAATGGTTTCTTTGTTGTGTTTAACGTGATGTAACCAACACTTGACGGccgtttaagtttttttttttttttttttttgttcttcccCAAAGTAAAAATGTAAGAAAAGCGCTGGTTGATGGTCTTTTTTGGGCTGGTAGTCTATTGTATTGCCGGAGACGCTTGCAGCGTCTCCGGCCATACAATAGACTACCAGCCCGCAGCTGGCACCAACAGACGGCTGATTGGAAAGACTCCTTTTTACTCCTTTTGCTCCTTCGAATCGGACTCCAACGGCCCTTCCCTTATTCCCTTCCCCCCGACCTGACTTCGTTTTGGCCTCGTTACAGCCATGTGATCAAAGAGTTCCATTATTATTGAACAGTTTGGGGGTTACAAATCTGCTTCCTCCGCTGCCTTTTGTTTGCAGCTGCTGTCAATAGCGCCTTTGTTTGATGCTGCAGCCTACAGACAGAGCTGTATTGTCTACTTATGGCTTTTGACCGTTAAATGATACAAAAaccatatcattttatttaaacaacTATATCACATGGCTGTTTTTCTTCGTCTTCTCAATGGGGATATCAATATTCAAATGTCCCCTCATATCCAGGgaggggtctttttttttttccacagctcaTTTTTTGGAGACGGCTGTTCAACTATAACAGCAGTTGTTGCAAcacgtgttttattttatacttttctAGGGCTGACATTAAGTTTCAGGACTAAATAATTTTTTGATTCTTCTATTGTTTCCCCATCTGTGCCCCCATCCCTCCTCCAGCTCTAAGCGCCTGCTGCTGCAGGGAACAGGTGCTGCCTTGAGATCATTCTCTGACGAATGTGCTCAgatgttttttaatatttaataatttgGTGTCCCACCCTCCCCTCAAGTCCTTTTGCACCTGCCACTGCGTCAGTACCCACCCTAATCaggtccttttttttgtttcaacaaAATGCCATTTCTTTCATTAACAATAAGATTGTAGTGGGCGGGCTTTGGAAAAGCCCCCTCCTCCCATCCTTTGTCTTGGGCAAGTCGATCGCTTGCGCATTGATCTAAATATCAATTCTAGTACAAGTTGGATGATAAACAATGGCGTGTGCTGCACGCGAGCGCTTTGAACGCCACTGTCGTTTGTGTGGATTGATGGGCGGTGGTTGCGTGTAGTGACCAGTGTCGCCACAAGGTGTCGCTGCTTCCACCGTTTGATTAGAGGCCGTGtgccagttgttttttttttttgtccccccccaaaaaaaacattaaaatttcATAATATCCGcattaaaatgcaaataaatagctTATGTATCATCAAAATATATCTTAGTTTAGATTATACCACACTCATATTGTGATGTATGAACAAATGTAATTTGGGAATGGtgtattttgtcatttttctatttttttcccccgCCTAGGTAAACTGACCTGCAACACACATTATAAAATGGCAGCCTCCGAAGGTAAACTGTCTTTTCCAATTAGTAATGGAAGAATATCACCTCAATGTGGTCTGcgttgtttttgatttattttttgtctgtttttcgtATACAGATATCCAGGTTAAAGAGCTCGACAAGCGAGCCTCTGGCCAGGCCTTCGAGGTCATCCTTGCTCCTACCCCTGATGCCAAGGGTGAGTTTCCCATCCCTGCTACCAAGAAGAAGGATCTCTCGCTGGAAGAGATTCAGAAGAAACTGGATGCTGCAGAGGAGAGACGCAAGGTTAACAAAAGCCAGATGTTCAAAAATTTAAccttttttaaagcatttttgtTACAAGCCCTTCAGTCTGTGCTCTGAATACTCTCAGTAGACAAACATCTGATTCGACACACATCCTCTTGGTTTTAGAATCACGAAGCTGAGGTTCTGAAGCACTTAGCTGAGAAGCGTGAACACGAAAAGGAAGTGCTCCAGAAAGCTATGGAAGAGAATAATAACTTTAGCAAGATGGCGGAGGAGAAACTCAACCAGAAGATGGAGGCCAACAAAGAGAATAAGGACGCTATTATGGCGGCTATGAACGAGAAGTTCAAAGAAAAGGTCAGATCATCGCCTGTGGTAACGGCATGTACTGTAAGCTCTGCACTGCCTAACCTTGAACTTTGTCTTTCTGTCTTAATCAGGACAAGAAATTGGAAGAGGTGAGGAAGAACAAGGAAACCAAAGATCCCAGCGAGGAAGGCACCTCGGAAAACTGAAGACCACAAACAGGGGATTGTATAGGGTTTTTTACGTATCCAAAGattgatttatatttttgttttgccaATATTGTTTTCACTACccacattttgaaataaaagctCCACTTTTGTGAATTTTTCAATTATCCTGCTATAAGTGTACTTGCGCTTGTTCTACATGTTCATTTCCTCCCCATGAGTCTACTTTAACATCCAATATGTAGCTCGTCCGTGCAGCTTAAGCCCTCTTTTGTAAATTAGCAGTGTTATCCTCTTTGGGAAGCATGTTTCTATGCATTGGTCTTTTATTACCACCTATTTCATAGTGCTTTTTTTGGAAACTGTGGACCACACCTGTTCTCGGCACTATCTGTTTAAAAAGTAGCACAAGGTTTGACCGAGTTGTTGGCTGTTATacatgtgggttttttttttttttttttttagtggcttCAGCTACCAAGTTATGCTAATTTGCTTCTGCAGACCTTGTTCTGTGCAGTTTTTCTTAAAATAAAAGGGGGATTTGCTCAAAGAACGATAGTGTTTAGCTGTGATTTTGTTGGTTGTGGAGGTTTCTTCATCGCTGAGCAGGGGTCAACACATGGAATGGAAAAGAGCAAAACACTTTGGCATCTCAGTAGCGAAATGTGAACTGTTGTACTAAGACAATAAAATGTGAACACTTGCTGTGAAACTTGTCTTGTCTTCCTGTGCAAGATGTCAAAGATGAGAAACTTAAAGTGATTGGTTATGATATGAAATCCAAAGGGGGGAAGCTAGATGTTCTATGAGAGGCTTTGGATGCTGCCACATCAGCAGGAGTCGACCTCCCAGTTTGATTCTCCAGTGGGTAGAACCTTGTTTCAGATGTTACTGAGActaaatccaaaacaaatgctgacCAAGGAGTACAGTTGGTCACCGCCCCAGATGGGCAGTCTGGCAGGATCAAGTAAGTGGCTTGTTCAGGGTTtgtatcaggcaccattactatggaaccaacttctaatccgagttaaggaggctgacaccacctccaccgttAAAACCAAACCTCAAACctttgtttagtaaagcctatagttggtgttagtaaacctgtttagttaacctctagttagtgtaaactctgtgttaatcagtagtcatagctgcagctatagaacaagactataatagttagtctcaaacatagcttcgtggtagatatgctcagtgttgtgctagttactgaaaaaagtagttactgttactagttagaccaaaaagtaatgagttACTATGAAAAAACTCTTTAGTtacttaaaaaacattttaaatgctcccattaatgcccctctagccttcatttcagcatggTGTATGGATAATAATACAAACTGTTGATCAACTTGACAGTTTCAATTCATTTGCATTCACATCACTGAAATCTGCTAAGCATTATGGTCTGTACAAACAAAtctgacacaaacacaaagctATTTTTAAATGGCAATTTATTTAAGTCAGCCATAAACTGAACAAACGTGGGATTTTCTAAAACATCATAGCCTACGGtaataaaatcctttttttctttctaaatgacctctgaaataaataacacaaaacTGTTAACAAGCTGAATATAGGCTATTATTCAGAATAAAAGTGCAAAAGTGCTGGACTACATGTCGGTGGTCGACAAGTAGTCCAGCCCTTCGAATGTTTTCTTTAGCTCATTTTCCATTTTTGTATATTCCTTATCCAAGTAGTTCGAAAAAGTTCTCCGTCCCATTTGCCGTGTGCCGCCTCGGCTTGGTATCATGCTAATTAGCTGCCTGAAAGCGGGTGACTCCACTGTACAGTAGGAATAGGTAGCATGTTTTCTACCACACGCTGTGCAATTGTTTTGTCAAGTTGGACCTGGCTTACAGACTTCCCTCGGTTAAACTCCATTGAaatatttttgtcattgtgctGCTCGACAAAACCGaaataatgacaatatctccatgttgcgaaactcgccttgctctcttggctcgccatgaccggtcatgtttttgaatgcacacatgcacgccCACTACgcttcctctggtctccgcgtgtggggaaaaaaacctcCACTGTAGctggccagaaataacggagtaacgctaATTGAGTTACTCAATTTAAAGTGTAATGTGTTAGAGTATTACTTACCGctaaaactaacggcgttactctAACATATTACTAAATAAAGCGTTATTCCCAACActggatatgctgctataggcctatgctgcaggggtgcaccgacatgatccactgggtggtgccctcacccttcttctcttttcctcttcccttcttctcttatccttttccattttttattagaagtatctcatagccatcatttttgtccatcgttcttgtagtttctCGTGTTGGTCCCCTTTTCtgtcttttgtgtatgtttgcatgccggagcttcgggagctgggTGCTggcctgctgcttccacctgtctgtgtggattgAAGGGTTTTATGCcgtccactagggggcagtaTGAGCCTTACTATCCTGTAGAAGGAAGTAATAGGCTTCGTTGTTGTGTGTGGGTTCACATTCGTTCAGAGATGCACGTGGTGTTGGTTGGGAGCTCTCCACGTTATTGTTGTAAGTTTACCATATATTGCTCATGGGTTTTATGAAAGTATATGGTATAGTTTCTGTtactttgttttgttattttatttcggGATTTGCTTACTTAGATGTTATATAAACAATACAATGATTGagttatattataatattattttaGCAAATTCCTATATTATTTTTATGTGAGATTCAGCCTGcttatgtttattgtttattatttctGCAGGGCTTCTTCATCTCTGTCAATAAACTAAATAATTGACATTGAGGAGTCTATTTCTTCATGAAGAAGCCATGGTTGTGGTTAGATGCTCTGTGCCTGGCTGCGCCTTCACGACTGTCGACGTTTCTGAAGCTCTCGCCATCGCTCTGTTGAATAGTCATGGGCTTGGCCATCAGAACGCAGCGCCTGCAGCTCCAGCCCAGGCCCCAACCCACCAGGCTCCTAGACTAGATCGGCCCACGGTCGACGTTGGCGTGTCTATTGAGGAATGGAACGTATTCATCCGTCGTTGGGAGGTCTTCTGCACCGGCTCAGGCATGGGTGCTGCCCAGGCACCTTTCCAGCTCTTCCAGTGTGCTGGACCTGAACTTGGAGACAGCCTGTTGAAAGCCAATCCCAACGTCGCTTCAGGTACTTTGCCAAATCTCATCGCCGCCATGCGCTCGCTAGCGGTCATTCCAGTCGCCACGTGTGTACTGCGCACCGAGCTGCTTCAGCTACGCCAGGAGCGCGACGAGACCTTCCGCGCCTTCGCTGCCAGGGTGCGGGGCAAAGCAGAGACATGTGCCTACGTTACAGTATGTGGGTGTGGCATCAATGTGGACTATACCGACCATATTATCCGCGATGTTCACATCAATGGGATTTATGACTCAGACATACGGCGTGAGATGCTGGGGATGCCTGACATCCTCGATAAGCCGATTAACGACGTGGTTGCGCTTGTCGAGAACAAAGAAATGGCTCGTAATGCTCTCCCGTCGTCTGCCCTATCGGCCATGTCGTCATTCCAGCGCTTGAAGAAGAGCCCACAGGCATGCCCCACCCCGACCCCAGGCCCAGCGGACAAGGCGAGACTCGCCTCATGCTCGGAGTGTAGGGGCACCTTTAATGTCTTCACAGAAGGGGCCTCGTGGATGGAACACCAAGCCTCACCAGCTTTGTATTGACTGTTATAGGGCCCGCCGACGCAAGAGGCGACCACAGCTATCTGCAGGCAGTCAGCAGGCCGCCATGGAGTTGGAGCCAATCTCCCAGAATTCGTCTATTCGGTCCGGTGCCAGCCGACGTCGCAGGGGCCTTGTCAACGAACCCGTCAGGCTGGAGCACCACATTTTCTCGAAGGGCGAATGGAGGCGAGCCAGGATGAGGGACCATCCTCGTGTGCTGATCACCATCTCTCTTGACAGGCTGGTCGCACTGAGTGACAGCCATAGTGGCCATGACTCGGCCGGCGTGGTCAAGGTTTCTGCCATTGCGGACACTGGGGCGCAGTCGGACCTTTGGTCCTTGAAGGACTTCCTTGCCTGCGGTTTCTCCCGTGATGACCTGCGACCTGTCCGCCTCAGCATGTCGGCTGCCAACCGCTCCCCCATTGCTGTCGAGGGCGCCTTCTTCGCTAGGCTCTCGACGGCCTCCGGCAGCGGGGGTGCGTCGTCCTGCCGTTCCATGGTGTACGTGAGCAGCTCAGTCCGGGCCATGTACCTCTCCTATGACTCGTTGCTCAACCTGGGCCTCCTGCCTGGCGGCTTCCCGTCGGGTGGCATCGGTGGGGGACCTGAAGACGAGCATGGGCCGGATGCTCCTTTATCCGTCTATGCTATAAGGTCCACCAACGGTGGCTGCACCAGTCTGGGTGACCATCACGGCAACCAGTGCCTGTGTCCGCAGTGTTATGACCACCTGGCTCACGGTAGATCACAACAAGTAGGGAGACCACACAGGTAAAccatttcatgtatttattaaaaaataaggCCCTAAGGTACAAGgtaactaaagataataatgtGCAAAGTAACAAGAAACAACTAAGGGAAAAATGGTTGGCCGTTGTTGTCACaggcagggagggagagagagacgtGGCGGCCCTGGAACCCTCTCCTTAAATACCCTCCCAGG contains:
- the LOC133460568 gene encoding stathmin-like; this encodes MAASEDIQVKELDKRASGQAFEVILAPTPDAKGEFPIPATKKKDLSLEEIQKKLDAAEERRKNHEAEVLKHLAEKREHEKEVLQKAMEENNNFSKMAEEKLNQKMEANKENKDAIMAAMNEKFKEKDKKLEEVRKNKETKDPSEEGTSEN